A window of Nicotiana sylvestris chromosome 8, ASM39365v2, whole genome shotgun sequence genomic DNA:
tgtctcatttattatttggtggctgtcataatttttggtatagtagttgtgacttatttacactatatacatttggcttccgcaacaactACAGACAGATTAATAACCTTATTGACCCAAGTTTACAAACAGGGTGATTGTGCAATACATCCCCGTTACCTAGATTTCATTTATGGGGCGATGATGCCCGTACAAGAATCAAGGGATTATTTTGTCATTTGCCCACATTAATTCATCCTTCGATGTCTTATTAGCATTCTTCCGTCCTTTTGTGCTCGAGTTTAGCTTCGGTAATAATCATTTACCGGGGTGATCTTCAGAGGTGGCGGCTCCAAGTTCCGAGTTGGTGCATCTGATCTGGTTTCGGTATGGTACAGTCACCTTGCATAAGGTTGTGACATACTGGTGCAGACCGTCAGACTGACTGTTTCTTGCGATTTTTTTGGCCTATTGAGATTTTCTAATTCAGCAGTCCTATTCCTGTAAAAGGAAGCGCAGAAAAGGCGTGGGGCATTCTTTTTTAGACGATGACACTGATGAAGCCCTTTTTAGTCAGAAGTTGTTCGACTATGACTAGGAACTCATAGAGATTCCAAGAGTTTGCTAGTAGCCATGGTCATCATTATCGTTGGGCAAGCTTCTATCCTATCATCCAAAAATGttagtaataatacaagagaatTAATTAACAATTCATCCATGAGGAAGGAGATGAAACCATGGCAATTCTAGAAGCAGAATCGTTTGAGGGGGGCCGCATTCCAGTTGGACTTCACCAATTTCACATCCATTTCTTCGAGTTTGTAGGATCCTTTTATGGTTACTTCTACGCCCCTGTAAGATCCTTCCTAGTTGGCCCTGAGCTTCCCCATATTAACCTCTTGTGTCTCTGAGAATACGCTTCGGAGCACATAGTTACCCACTTTTAAATGCCGAGGCTGGATTTCTTGTTGTAGTATTTCTCAATTCATTGCTTTTGTGTAGCCATCCGAATCAGAGACATCTCTTATCGTCTTTCCACCAAATTCAAGCTGCAAGGGATGTTCATTGTTCTAATCCTCGGTTGCGTACGTCAACCTTAGACTTGGTTCGTATTTCAACCGGGATGAGTACTTACAACCCATATACTAAGGTGAACGGGGTCTCTCCGGTGCTCGACTTTGTTGTTGTGCGGTAAGTTCATAACACCCCGAGTGGCTCCTCCATCCTTTTCCCCTTTGCTGCCTCTAACCTTTTCTTTAGGCAATTAAGTAGAACTTTGTTTAAAGATTCGCCCTGCCCGTTGGCTTTCGGATAGCATGGAGTGGAGGCGATTCTTTTCTTTTGCCATTCTACGAAAATTTTTGTTACTTAGCTCCAATGAAATGTGGTCCAAATATGTATATAATGTTCCTCCATCATAGctattccccacttcatgaaatGCCAAGGGGAAAGTATTGGAATGTAGTGGCTCTGCAGATTGATGCAACCGATGAGAGAACCATTGGCATTTGTCGCATTTCTTGACAAATTCAGTTGCATCCTATTCCATTCAGGGCCAATATTACCCGACCCTAATAAATTTTCTAACTAATGACTGATCTCTGGAATGGTTCCCAAAGTGTCCTTCTTAGACTTCTCTACTTATGTAGTCTGTATCCCCGTGCCCCGGGCATTTAGCCAACAGATCGCTGAATGTTTTTCCATAAAAATGTCCCTCAATGAGGTAATATCTTACAACCCGAGCTCTGAGCTGTCGACCATCTTTTTTTGTCTTCGGGTATCATTTTGTTTTGCAAGTAATCGAGAAATTCATTGCGCCAATCACAGATCAAATTTGTGGCGTTTACATTTTCTTGGTTTTGATCGATGGTTGAGCAAAATAGATGAACCACTGAATTGGTTTTGGAGTCGGTAATGTTTGCGGTTGACCACAAGTTGGCCAAAGCATCCGCCTTGGCATTTTCCTCTCGAGGTATTTGAGTTGCTTTCCGCTCCTGGAATTGGCTTAGGAGTTGCATTACTTTAGCCATGTATTGTTGCATGCGGGTTTCTCATGCTACATAAGTTTCGTGCACATGATTTATGACCAACTGGGAGTCATTTTTCAATTATCTTCATTTATCTTCAAGTCCCCGGGCTAATTCAAGTCCTACAATAACAGTCTCATACTCCGTTTTATTGTTAGTAATTGAATATCACTTAATGAATTATTATACCGTTTCACCAGTTGGGGTGATAAACAATATTGCAAGTCTAGAACCCTTCATGTTGGATGAGCCATCTACGAATAAGGTCCAGGTTCATGCGACAGTTTTGGAAGCGATTATCGCTTCCTTTTCTACCTCAAAAGTATGCATGTGCTAAAGTCAGCAACAAGTTCGCTAATACTTGTGAGTTAATAGTAGTTAGGGGTTGATATGATATGTCGTATGCACTCAACTCAAATACCAATTTGGAAAGTCGGAGCTCCAACTTGTGGAGGATACTCTGCACGGGAAAGTAGTGACCCCTAAAATGGGGCGACTTTGGAAGCATAATCTTAATTTTAGAGCCGCCACTATAATTGTTAGTGCAAGTTTTTATAAGTGCGGGTACTGGGTTATGGCATCTAAAAGTGACTTACCAACATAATAGATTGGAGATTACATACCTTTATCTTTTCGTACCAATACAACACTTAATAGCAATTTCAGACATGGCTAAATACACCAACAATCGCTCTTCCAATCGAGGTTTTGACAATAACAACGGGTCTGATAGATACTTTTTCAAGTCCAATAGTGACTATTGGCATTCTGGGTCTAGtcaaaggttttttttttctttcttagtgCAATAACGATTTTGTGGCATCTTTTCGAGGAGCGAAATATGAACCGATCGAGTGTCGCTATTCGCCTTGTCGGCCTCATTACTTATTTTTGGTTCTTCAATATCTTTTCTATGTCCTCAATGGCCTTTATCTATGTAGAGTTAGCATCTACATCTCTATTAGAGACTAGTAAACCAAGGAACTTACCCGAGTCGACTCCGAAGGTGCATTTCTCTAGGTTCAGTTTCGTATTGTACTTCCTGAGGACCTTGAAGACTTCCTCTAGGTGAGTTAGATGATCATCCGCTTGGATAGATTttaccaacatatcatcaatctAAACTTACATGTACATACTTATATAATCCTTGAACATTCGGGTAACGAGTCTTTGATATGTAGCTCTGGTATTTTCAACCCTGAACGACATAGTGTTGTAACAATAAGTCCCATGCCGTTTAAGAAAGATGTCTTCACCTTATCCTACGGATCTATTTTATTTGGTTATATTCATAATATGTATCCAGATAACTCAACAGTTCGTGACCAACAATGGAGTCTATGAGCTGATCAATGTTTGGTACCGAAAAATagtctttcgggcaggctttgttaagatcttTATGGTCGATACAGAATCTCTATTTTCCATTCTTTTTGGGTATCACCAAATATGGGCCATCCACTCCACGTATTTTACCTCTTGGATGAATCCGTTGTTCAGTAACGTGGTGACTTCTTCTTCTACGGCTCAAACTCATTCATGTCTAATattcctctttttttattttacgGGACGATAATTCAGCTCCACATTCAATTTTTCTACTATGCTGTCTGTCGGAATACCTTTCATATCTGCATGAGACCAAGTAAAGCAATTTACATTAGTTCGTAAAAATCAATTAACTTACATTTTTTCTCGGAAGTCAGTCTCGAGCTGATATAGACCTTCCTCTCTGGCTAAAGGATGAAGAGATTCACTTCTTCCAACTTTTCCACAGTTGGTGTGGAGACATCATCCTCTTATGGCTTGGTGATCTTATATGGAAGAGGTGTATCTTCAGGACTATCTAAATTAGTTCCGATAGATGTATCCCTGACTCCCAATTGTTGTGGTTGCTATTGAATAGTTTCTTCTTCGGGGATGCTCTTTGCTCTCCTCGGATTTCCCGTATTTCTCATTTTGATGGGAACTTAAACACTTGATGTAAGGTTGAGGGAACTGCATCCATcttatggatccaaggccttccttgGATGGAATTGTAGGTCATATCACCTGCTACCACATGGAAGTGAGTACCATTGACCACTTCCTCGACATTGGTTGTTAGAGTCACTTCGCACCTAGTCATCTCACTAGAGCTGTTAAATCTGTAAAGAAGGTGCAACTTTGAAATGGCTTGACCCATTAGTTCCATTTCCTCGATCGCGCGCAGTTGAACTTTGTTTGCTGAACTacttggatcaatcaaaactcttCTTATGTCAGTACCAAAAATTTGAAAAGTGATTAACAGTGTACTGTAGTGTGATATGGTCATGCCAttttcatcctcatcatcaaaaTTTATGCTTTTCCCAGCCAGCATCTGTCGAGTATGCTTTTTATGAGAGATAGACATCTTTGCAAATTTCTTTTACAGCAGTGAAGGTTACTCCTTTCATTTCTTCTCCTCAAAAAATGATGTTCACTATTTGTTTGGGGGGTTAGGACCTTGGTGGATCTTCCTTATTTTTGTGCTTCATCTTTGAttgctttcctttttttattaaaGAGCTCGATAATGTACCCCTATTTATGCAGGCGATCAACCTCACTTTGAAGGATCCTCAGTCGGAGATTTTGTGACCATGGTCATTATGGGATTCACACCAGAATTATTCGCTTCGCTTGCTTGGGTCCGTTTTCATCTCCTTTACCATCTCATTTTATCGCCCATATCTCTGCGTGCTACTATCAATTTTGTTACATTTATGCTGAAGCTGTAGTCGTGAAACTTTGGCCTTAAATACTTTCGACGTATCTAGTTCTTTCCTGGTTCGGCGTGTTGTTGAGTAATCTCTCTGATGGGGAACTTTTTTTCTTGAGCGAATCTTGGCTGTTGATTATTTTCTCGACGTAAAGGTATGGGGTATGGTTCATACTGCAACCTGGAATCTCCGCGCATGGGTTCATCCCGTATGTGCGTCATTTTTGGCTGTTGACTATGCCCAGCGGTATCTCTCCCTTAAAAAAGGGGAGTACTGAGATATCCTCTTTTATGCGAAGCTTCATGCTATCTCAGTGGTGCATATCGTTCCATGTGTTTGGTAGGAAATTCCCGTAGGCACTCCTTAAGTCTCTTCGAGGCTTTCCACCTCTCTCGGTTCAAGTTCCTGGTAAGAGCCATAGGTGCCCAATTGTCGTCGACTTTCAGAAGCACCATACTTTCCCTCTGAAACCGATCAATGAAATCTCGGAGTGACTCTGTCCTTCTTTATACAATTTTGAAGATATATTCCACCTTTTGTGCTCTGGACTAGGCTTTGATGAAAGCATCTGCAAGTTCAACAAAAGAATTGATAAAATGTTCAAGTAAATGTTTGTATCATGTTAAAGTCCCTTTGGCCAAAGTCTCCCCAAATCTTTTGATAAGCATCAATCTGATCTCCTTCTTTATGAGGGAGTTCCCTTTGATCCTGGTCATCCCTGGTACCGTCTTATTTCAAAATTTCTAGCATTTTTAATTTCTTCAAAATCGACAACGAAGtcgcactaggcttccatggttatTGGGAATATTTATCCACGTCAATCCCTTTTACGATAGACAGGACTCCTAGGATCTGCTCAATCCTCTCCTTTTGTTCCTTAAGCTATTGCTGAAAGGTTAGAATTATATTTTGTAACTTAGCATTTACAATCACATATGAACCTCCGGATTCGTCTTTGTTTTAATGTTCTCGAGCTGCTGTGTGCAGCATTTTGGAATTAGGGGTTTGTTCTCGGTGGCGGAGTAGGTGTTACAATAGTTGCTCCGCTCGTTAAGGCCAACAATGCTTCTTTGCATTTGGCGTTCGGCTTATGTTCCTTCATCATAAAAAATTTCACCATCTCCTCCAAACCACAATCATTAGGGCGGCTGCTAGTGGATCATATCTGGGTcattgataagttggtattttaccaacttatctcttCTTTATACTTAGCTTTTGTATGATTTTGTTGAGAAACTAAGGCATTTATTGAGGTTTATTGGCACATTTCAGGTATCAAGTGATTAAGAGAAGATACAAAAGAAAacaagtcaaaatgtgttaaaaagggaaaaattaacTGCTGCCAGTGAATGCTTTTCATGATCGCGGAGAATTCCATGCGGTCGCGTAATTTTAGCAGTTAAGCCATCGCAAATGCAGTAGAAGTCATGCGACCGCGAAGAAGTAAAGCTGGACAACCACTTGTCAAactttctacgcgaacgcgtatcTTGCTCGGCGATTGTGTAGCTTTGCAGAAGTTGGTCACCACAATTGCGGTTCTTGTTTCGCGATCACATAGCACATTAAATGGACAGATTCCAGGCAGAAATGAAATTTCACGTTTTTGATCCCCAAGCTATTCAATACATGACCTAGCTTATTAGAAATacatctttggcttatttttcaGTATCTTCACTAAGAGAAACAATCTTGGGAGCTAGGGTCTAACACACACACACTTGggacttgaagatttgaagctctTGGCTGAGAATTTCTTAtccatttatgttcatttctttataTCCATGCTTTGTATTAAAtatttaagtgtgtagtatttttttCAATGATTGAATCTTGTTTATAGGactattcatatttaaagtgtagattaaatatcttgttgtgcttatgtattgaatgatttttgtAAATATTGAAGTGAGTTtatatttctttaattattcttgttctttaatgtttctaaAGGAATTAGCTAACCCCAGGGCTCGCCCATTAACTTCGAATAAATATTGGAAAAGATAATTAGGGGTtgaaaaagattaattaacaagaacttgaggcgttACCCTCatttttatagattctacctaggaataggattgaactacttgtagccatattcgGTTGtacttaatctcttaattgttttagggataattcaattaggaagtcttgttagtctttgaaagaagctaatatagaattattagcCAAGGTTAATTAACATAAATTCGCTCATGTTTGTAAAATCGTAAAATACATTgaatcgttacttgagtgtaattcccgtgCATCTatgcttgtagccattgatcatttacTCGCTTTCTGGTTAGTTTATATTTTGCATTTAAacataaatattttttcaaaatcCATTTAAGTATTTGGCTTAACATAATGAgcgataattctcttacattgccTCATCGCCTATATATTAttttctgtgggattcgaccccaactcatagttgggtatattatattgcatgcgaccgtgcccatttactttttagtagtgaatCCCAGGAACAAGATCGTGTTGGTGAAAATCTGGTTGATTGATCATTCACAATTCATGACCCATCAGTCTATTCAGTCATGTGAGGGATAATATCCATGTTTGGTTGATTGTTGACTCCAGACATAATGTTTTCCCTTAAACAGACAATTAACAAGTGAGATTATCAAGAAATCttaggaaaaatagtaaaaagcTTTGGATCAAATGCTTGTTGCTAAGCCCACCGGGGCGCCAAACTTTTTGACCCCAAAACTGATTTCAGattaaacaattaaatttatatttttagagcCTCTAGCAACATGATTGATCCAAAGTATACGTAAATGAACAACAGATAGGAgatgaaaataataacaaaaataaaatacagaAGTTTTATTGATGTAGTCTCCAAACAGACTTCTGAAACTAGAGGGATGAACTACAAAGCTGATAAAGAACTAATATTTTGGCATATAAGAAAAGTGCGCAGTGAAAGATTAGATGCCATACAAATATGGATATGGGGTATTTATAGCTTAGGTTCTATGTTTAACCCCAATTGACTCCTACATTGTTTGGTTGGTTACTAACAAAACCGAGATCTTCGCCCACTATAAGATGAATGTTGGAAGAAAGTGGATTTTAATTATCACATAGGCACTTGAGGACTGGGTCAACAGTGTTATTCAGCCTTTTTGGGATGTACTTCACCGTTTTCTGGAAGGGGTCTTCCAGGATGGAGATGTAACTACTTCCTATCCTTCACTATTTCCAGATGAGCCACCATTTTATGCTGACGTATCGTTTCCCAAATGATCCATGCGTCAATTCCAAAACTCATTCATTACTCGCAGAACGAAAATGCCATACTCCAAAAGTCCATTTAAAGTTAGACCAACCAAATAACATCTCTTATACTCAACATTATACATAAAGTAAttgaaagaaatgaaaaatactCCGGGTGGATGGTCATGATCTTAATATAGGTAGTGTTATTACTTCATATTCGCAGTTTTAACTTGACTTAAACTTGATATGTTTCAGTTCGCCATCAATTTCCATTTGCCACTTCCAACAAAATACCATTTTTTGAGGGATTATTCTTATTGATGGGGTTGGCTTCGATGTAGATAACAATTGAAGGAGATCAGGAAGAAGTGAACTAGTTATTTTATTTTGCACGATATCTTTTAAatggtatttttctatttttccctcATCAATATTTCAAGAAAAAgagttgttttgttgttttgcaaGGAAACAAAAAGATTTGGGTGCAAATCATTTAAACTAACATGTCAGAATGTAAATCACAAAGAAAGCACATATTAGGGGTCCAAAATGTGAAAATTTACGGATTCTTCACGGTGCACAAGCTTAGAGAAGGAAACCTAGAAGCTTCTATGAGCTAATAGAAATGAGAGTaaatggaaaatattttattatctggAAAGAATGAAATTCTGTCTATACAAAATAATGTgaaatattctatttataataTTTACAAATGGAGTGTAATAAATATAGGCTCGTAACTTTTGGCCTCTTCTCTTCATTCTCTTCATGGGCTTCaacaaacccccccccccccccaatcaaGTTGTAAGGGTAATCCAAGCTTGGAGATGAATACCTGTTGATGAACACCCAACAGAGATTTAGTAAAAATGTCAGCAACTTGTAAGGAAGTAGAGATAGAATGTAAAGTGATAACCCCTGACTTCAGAGCATCCCTTACAAAATGATAGTCTATTTCAATATGTTTCGTCCGTTCATGAAAATAGGATTCTTTGCAATATGTGTCGCAGACTGGCTGTCACAATGAATAGCAACAAGAGTAGGATTAGAAACACCAAGCTCAATCAATAGCCTGAGAACCCAAGTCACTTCAACAACTAGCAGCCGCAAGGCCCTATACTCAACATCAACAGAGGATAGGGCAATGGTGGGATGCTTCTTAGATTTCCAGGAAATAGGGCAGCCACCAAGGAAGAGGATCAGACTAATAACAGACCTTCGAGAATCAGCACAACTAGCCCAGTTAGATTAACAAAATCCATGAAgagcaagattagaagaattGGACAATAACAAACCTAGAGTAGTGGTCCCAGCCAAGTACTTGAGCACATGATAGGCTGCATCCAAATGAGGCATACTTGGGGCAGACATGtattgtgtcacgaccccagttctccctccatgaactgtcgtgacggtacctagtctctacgactaggtaagcctaacaaatgcggaacataaacgaaacttgcggaagaaataatcaaaagccaaaataaccgaatgaaaacaatatttaaaatgcCACTCGACATATACAACACAACTTCTCAGAATCTAATACCATATCCCAAAATCCGGAAACTCacggaaccacaagcctttggatatctaacaatatctaactccagaatatataacaaggaaaagaaatacagaagaaAAAATGTTTAAAagcgagaatagaaagggactcatcggtctgcggacgcgacagatgtacctcgaagtctctcgagcagtcgcctcgcctcacagGTGGTAGGACTGAGTAGAGGTACTTGGATCTACACATGGaaaatatgcgcagaaagggcatgagtacaccacaacggtactcagtaagtgccaagcctcaccttggtcgggtagtgacgagaaaggttaGGGCCCttctgagattaaataaaataataagttgACAGTGAAGAACAAAACCGTATAATTAAGGCAACAGTAAAAGTAATACGGATATAAAGGacatcaacaactactacagaggcaaagtaaacacggAAGGAGAATACAACtcagcacaaagataacaaccggggatctcccaggataccgtcttttagtcccaaatgtaaatattagtggatctcccgggataccgtcccgtagtccaactcataatgtaaGGAGGTCTTCCGAAATACTGATCCGTAGcctcaaatgtaaatactcagtaaagagggaatctaccgggtgcagtcccgtagttccaatgtaaaagtgcagggagatctcccggaataccatcccgtagtcccaaagtaaaacacgcagcaacaacgCAAGGAAAATACTTAAATAAGCTCAAGTTCATACAAAGTAAACAGGTAACTCTACCCTAAACATGattcacataatgcaattaaggcagtttaagcaaataagcaattaagtcaactaaacatgctttttctaagctaacaacaggtttaacttgcaagtagtataaaacaggaaaaagaaaaatgatcgaaataacttaaagaaaatcgaattttcaacaattagctcaagtacgcactcgtcacctcacatacaaggcatttcaattatcaaatatactaaatcctaaggagaaggtccccacacaaggttagacaagccacttatctcgaactagttcaaatcaacccgaaatcacgctcttgccacgagtactcaactccaaatggcccaaatctattcaattcaattgcataatataaataacacttcaagtaactgattctacaattaaattctaagctaatatgcgaaattaggtaaaatgaccaaaacgcccctcggacccacgtctcggaattggataaaatttacatttccagaatcctcacactctcgcgagtctaaccatatcaattTTATCCCAATCCAatttcaaatccccaatcaaaacttaAATTcctggtctaagaacttttccccaattttcatacaaattccgaaattaaatgatgaattcatgtttagatgaatgggttataagcaaaaaggagctaagaatcgttacccaatcgttatctctgaaaatccctcaaaacctcgctcaaattcgagctcccaagctttagttttcacaaaaatggttaaaccctcgactttgaaattttatatctgcccaggtaattccttctttgcgaacacgGAAggaccctcttcgcgaacgcataaGTATACGACCTCTAAGCTTCGCAAACGCGGGACCatcatcgcgaacacgaagcattaagcttccaccagccccaactcctcttcgcgaatgcgagaccccactcgcgaacgcgaagaaggaaaccagaactggagacctgCTACATTTTCTACAatcctctaagtccaaaaatgacccgttgagcatccgaaacacacccgagacccccgggacctcaacaaaacctGCCAACCGATCttaaaacatcattaaaacttgctccaaccttcggaatgctcaaaacaacatcaagacacctatttttcatcggattcaagcctaagaattccaaaaactctaaaaatacgcttttgatcaaaaagtctatcaaaccttgtttgaatgacctgaaattttgcacacacgtcacattcaaccctacggagctactccaacttcaggaattccattccgaccctcagatcaaaatctcactatcaaaccagaaacttcaaaatttgacctttcgacatttcaagcctaaattagctatggacctccaaaacataatccgaacacgcccctaagcccgaaatcacccaatggagctaatggaaccatcaaattttcattccgaggccgtcttcacactgttccatcTACGGccaattttccaacacttaagctcttatttagggactaagtgtcccaaaactctccgaaattcaaaaccgaacgtcccggaaaatcaaaatagcagaaataaacgcAAGGGAAGAAgataataggggatcggggagtACATTCTTAAAACAACTGGGtggatcgttacattctcccacacttaaacattcgttcgtcctcgaacgagcatagagagacatacctgaaataataataaaatgagggtaacgactgggcatatcctgctcggtctcccaggtcgcctcctcgaccggctgaccctaccactaaaccttcactaatgcaattttctttgacctcagctttctgaccttcctgtccaatatcgcaattggctcctcaacataagatagatccttgtccaactggactgaactgaaatctaacatgtgcgacgaatcaccgtgatacctccggagcatcgaaacatgaaatactggatgaactcctgccaagctaggaggtaaggcaagctcataagctacctccccaacacgcctcaatatctcaaaaggcctaataaacctcggactcagcttccttttcttcaaaaatctcataacgcccttcataggtgaaacccaaagtagaacccgctctccaaccatgcagaaaatatcacgaaccttctggtccgcgtagctcttctatctggactgggctgtacggagtctatcctgaatcaccttaaccttctccaaaacatcctgaaccaagtctgtgcccaataatctagcctcaccc
This region includes:
- the LOC138875365 gene encoding uncharacterized protein is translated as MSISHKKHTRQMLAGKSINFDDEDENGMTISHYSTLLITFQIFGTDIRRVLIDPSSSANKVQLRAIEEMELMGQAISKLHLLYRFNSSSEMTRCEVTLTTNVEEVVNGTHFHVVAGDMTYNSIQGRPWIHKMDAVPSTLHQVFKFPSK